The Oncorhynchus tshawytscha isolate Ot180627B linkage group LG08, Otsh_v2.0, whole genome shotgun sequence genome window below encodes:
- the LOC112239586 gene encoding transcription factor COE1-A-like translates to MRRFQVVVSTTVSVDGHVLSVSDNMFVHNNSKHGRRARRQDPSEGTPSYLEHATPCIKAISPSEGWTTGGATVIIIGENFFDGLQVIFGTMLVWSELITAHAIRVQTPPRHIPGVVEVTLSYKSKQFCKGTPGRFIYTGKYTLI, encoded by the exons ATGAGACGATttcag gTGGTGGTGTCTACCACGGTGAGTGTGGACGGACAtgtcctctctgtgtctgacAACATGTTTGTCCACAACAACTCTAAACACGGTCGAAGGGCCAGGAGACAAGACCCTTCAGAAGGAACACCCTCGTACCTGGAGCATG CCACCCCTTGTATCAAGGCCATCAGCCCCAGTGAGGGCTGGACTACAGGCGGGGCTACAGTAATTATCATTGGAGAAAACTTCTTTGATGGACTTCAGGTCATATTTGGTACCATGCTGGTCTGGAGTGAG CTGATCACAGCCCACGCCATCCGGGTGCAGACTCCCCCAAGACACATCCCTGGGGTTGTAGAGGTCACTCTGTCATACAAGtctaaacagttctgcaagggcACACCTGGACGCTTCATATACACAGGTAAATACACCTTAATTTAA